In Streptantibioticus cattleyicolor NRRL 8057 = DSM 46488, a genomic segment contains:
- a CDS encoding DUF5134 domain-containing protein — MHGPLLVSWLVVAIGAATGAFCLLRPASRPGCAVRAEGLMGLGMGVMAVPGSVLDQRPWGPPVLAVAFGAAGLHALAVARRAPSHLHHVVGAGAMVYMALAMAGAPHPMTGPMAGMTHGMAGVPWLTALLLGYFAGYAIWTGLRILPPVAPVPATVTGPPLLRTPGLATACRTSMALAMVAMLLTM; from the coding sequence ATGCACGGACCGCTGCTCGTCAGCTGGCTGGTGGTGGCGATCGGGGCGGCCACCGGCGCGTTCTGCCTGCTGCGTCCGGCGTCGCGGCCCGGGTGTGCCGTACGCGCCGAGGGGCTGATGGGTCTCGGCATGGGGGTCATGGCCGTCCCCGGCTCGGTGCTCGACCAACGCCCGTGGGGGCCGCCGGTGCTGGCGGTGGCGTTCGGGGCGGCCGGGCTCCACGCGCTCGCGGTGGCCCGGCGCGCCCCGAGCCACCTGCACCACGTCGTCGGCGCCGGCGCCATGGTCTACATGGCCCTGGCGATGGCCGGCGCCCCGCACCCCATGACCGGCCCGATGGCGGGCATGACCCACGGTATGGCCGGGGTGCCGTGGCTCACCGCGCTGCTCCTCGGCTACTTCGCCGGCTACGCGATATGGACCGGCCTGCGCATCCTGCCCCCCGTGGCCCCCGTCCCGGCCACCGTCACCGGCCCGCCCCTGCTGCGCACCCCCGGGCTGGCGACGGCGTGCCGGACGTCGATGGCGCTGGCGATGGTCGCGATGTTGCTGACGATGTAG
- a CDS encoding TetR/AcrR family transcriptional regulator, with protein sequence MSPRSPAVNEELRRRSRERLLQATLELVDERGYEATTLADIADRAGTARGLVSYYFPGKRPLVQSAVHRLMHLTLAAALEREPRSEDADERMARAVDAILGLTASHATVMRTHMASILQHEGFIQCPEQQKLAALLQDTVARRGPSDPAAEYRLLRALLMGAVVALLLPGAPMPLASLRAELFQRYGLDWKLGVPPEGDPPRPWRPVPYEVRAPDADDCGELGPPARRRGGGVPGPAETP encoded by the coding sequence ATGTCCCCGCGAAGCCCAGCGGTCAATGAAGAATTGCGGCGCCGTTCCCGGGAACGGCTGCTCCAGGCGACGCTGGAACTGGTCGACGAACGCGGCTACGAGGCCACCACCTTGGCCGACATCGCCGACCGCGCCGGCACCGCCCGCGGTCTGGTCTCGTACTACTTCCCCGGCAAGCGTCCGCTGGTCCAGTCGGCGGTGCACCGGCTGATGCATCTGACGCTGGCCGCCGCGCTGGAACGGGAGCCGCGCAGCGAGGACGCGGACGAGCGGATGGCCCGCGCGGTCGACGCGATCCTCGGGCTGACGGCCAGTCACGCCACCGTGATGCGGACCCACATGGCCTCCATCCTCCAGCACGAGGGCTTCATCCAGTGCCCCGAGCAGCAGAAGCTGGCGGCCCTGCTCCAGGACACGGTGGCCCGGCGCGGCCCGAGCGACCCGGCGGCCGAATACCGGCTGCTGCGCGCGCTGTTGATGGGCGCGGTGGTGGCGCTGCTGCTGCCCGGCGCCCCGATGCCGCTGGCCAGCCTGCGTGCCGAACTGTTCCAGCGGTACGGCCTCGACTGGAAGCTGGGCGTCCCCCCGGAGGGCGACCCGCCCCGGCCGTGGCGTCCGGTGCCGTACGAGGTACGGGCCCCGGACGCGGACGACTGCGGCGAGCTGGGCCCGCCCGCCCGGCGCCGGGGCGGTGGCGTACCGGGCCCGGCCGAGACTCCGTAG
- a CDS encoding ferredoxin--NADP reductase domain-containing protein translates to MLRVAVVGSGPSGVYTADSLLRSTSVPDVAVDVLDRLPCPYGLVRYGVAPDHEKIKSLQGALRRVLEEPSVRFVGNVAVGLDAPGPAPADLLRLYHAVVYCVGAATDRQLGVPGEELAGSFPATRFVSWYSAHPDAPHERFPLDTDAAVVVGVGNVAVDVTRMLARGAAELRRTDVPEAALRALAGSRIRDVYMVGRRGPSQAKFTTKELRELGLLPDTEVVVDPEELALDPYVSGRADPAALSATARRNLEVLRGWADRAPADHAVAGDRGRRIHLRFYLRPEEITGAGGRVTGVRFERTVPDGDGGVRGTGRTEWFGAGLVLRSVGYRGAPPAGLPFDAERGVVPNEGGRVLRDGRRSPGEYVAGWIKRGPTGVIGSNRPCAKETVAALLADADELRGRPLPGDPLAGLRALGASPVGWPGWQAIEAAERELGRRLERGPVKIPDWPGLLAAAKVG, encoded by the coding sequence GTGCTGCGAGTCGCCGTTGTCGGATCCGGGCCCAGCGGGGTCTACACCGCCGATTCCCTGCTGCGTTCCACGTCCGTGCCGGATGTCGCGGTGGACGTGCTCGACCGGCTGCCGTGCCCGTACGGGCTGGTGCGGTACGGCGTGGCCCCCGACCACGAGAAGATCAAGTCGTTGCAGGGCGCGCTACGCCGGGTGCTGGAGGAGCCCTCGGTGCGGTTCGTCGGCAACGTGGCGGTGGGGCTGGACGCGCCGGGGCCGGCCCCGGCCGACCTGCTGCGCCTCTACCACGCGGTGGTCTACTGCGTCGGCGCCGCCACCGACCGGCAACTGGGCGTCCCCGGTGAGGAGTTGGCGGGCAGCTTCCCGGCCACCCGTTTCGTCTCCTGGTACAGCGCGCACCCCGACGCGCCGCACGAGAGGTTCCCGTTGGACACCGATGCCGCGGTGGTGGTGGGGGTGGGCAACGTGGCGGTCGACGTGACGCGGATGCTGGCGCGCGGCGCGGCCGAGCTGCGCCGTACCGACGTGCCGGAGGCGGCGCTGCGGGCGCTGGCCGGAAGCCGGATCCGGGACGTGTACATGGTGGGCCGGCGCGGTCCGTCGCAGGCCAAGTTCACCACCAAGGAACTGCGTGAGCTGGGGCTGCTGCCGGACACCGAGGTGGTGGTCGACCCCGAGGAGCTGGCGCTGGACCCGTACGTGTCGGGGCGGGCCGATCCGGCGGCGCTCTCCGCGACGGCCCGGCGCAACCTGGAGGTGCTGCGGGGGTGGGCCGACCGCGCTCCGGCCGACCACGCTGTGGCCGGTGACCGGGGCCGTCGCATCCATCTGCGCTTCTACCTGCGCCCCGAGGAGATCACCGGGGCCGGCGGCCGGGTGACCGGGGTCCGCTTCGAGCGCACCGTGCCGGACGGGGACGGCGGCGTGCGCGGCACCGGACGCACCGAGTGGTTCGGGGCCGGGCTGGTGCTGCGTTCGGTGGGGTACCGCGGGGCTCCGCCGGCCGGGCTGCCGTTCGACGCCGAGCGGGGGGTGGTGCCCAACGAGGGCGGCCGGGTGCTGCGGGACGGCCGGCGCTCCCCGGGCGAGTACGTCGCGGGGTGGATCAAACGCGGCCCGACCGGCGTGATCGGCAGCAACCGTCCGTGCGCCAAGGAGACGGTGGCCGCGCTGCTGGCCGACGCCGACGAGCTGCGCGGACGTCCGCTGCCCGGTGATCCGCTGGCGGGGCTGCGGGCGCTGGGGGCCTCCCCGGTGGGGTGGCCGGGGTGGCAGGCGATCGAGGCCGCCGAGCGCGAACTCGGCCGGCGGCTGGAGCGCGGCCCGGTGAAGATCCCCGACTGGCCGGGGCTGCTGGCCGCGGCCAA
- a CDS encoding phosphatase PAP2 family protein encodes MPTDVPVSGPGPDRAARARCLRWTAGLAALFAVLLVTVVTVGGRTVPLPPDATVDSALHTAALGHPGWTRLALVLTDWVWGPTTMRALTVVAAGVCWLTGRRRQAYWAVTAAVLGWTVETAVKAAVDRARPHWPHPVDTATGAAFPSGHALAATTACLTLSWLLRLSGRRGRWWALAVVVGAGSVAGVGVTRVYLGVHWPSDVIGGWLAGAAVVTATAAFCAPWRRDGTPHGR; translated from the coding sequence ATGCCGACCGACGTCCCCGTATCCGGCCCCGGCCCGGACCGCGCCGCCCGGGCGCGTTGTCTGCGCTGGACGGCCGGGCTCGCCGCGCTCTTCGCCGTACTCCTGGTCACCGTGGTCACCGTGGGCGGGCGCACCGTCCCGTTGCCGCCCGACGCCACCGTGGATTCCGCGCTGCACACCGCCGCCCTCGGGCATCCGGGGTGGACCCGGCTCGCCCTCGTCCTCACCGACTGGGTGTGGGGGCCGACCACGATGCGGGCGCTGACCGTGGTCGCCGCCGGCGTGTGCTGGCTGACCGGGCGGCGCCGCCAGGCGTACTGGGCGGTGACCGCGGCGGTGCTCGGCTGGACGGTGGAGACCGCGGTCAAGGCGGCGGTGGACCGGGCCCGGCCGCACTGGCCGCACCCGGTCGACACGGCCACCGGCGCCGCCTTCCCCTCCGGTCACGCGCTGGCCGCCACCACCGCGTGCCTGACGTTGTCGTGGCTGCTGCGTCTGTCGGGGCGGCGCGGGCGATGGTGGGCGCTCGCCGTGGTGGTGGGCGCCGGATCCGTGGCCGGCGTCGGCGTCACCCGGGTCTACCTGGGCGTGCACTGGCCCTCCGACGTGATCGGCGGCTGGCTGGCCGGGGCCGCCGTGGTCACCGCGACCGCGGCGTTCTGCGCACCCTGGCGGCGCGACGGCACACCGCACGGCCGCTGA
- a CDS encoding TetR/AcrR family transcriptional regulator: protein MAAWKAWRVPKLVDHEERRRQIAEAVWRIAARSGLESVTLRQVAAEAGFSMRLVQYYFTAKQQMLLFALRHLHEVSGERARRRLLGDARTPTPREILRAVLEEMLPLDEERRTALLVHLAYFVRSVEDPELAEVFLGEPGELEEFVAGVIRDAQRAGDAPGRLDAGREADILVSGVVGLGMDVVQGRRTMEDVMATLDYHIERIIPAASTTG, encoded by the coding sequence GTGGCGGCATGGAAGGCTTGGCGGGTGCCCAAACTGGTCGATCATGAGGAACGGCGACGTCAGATCGCCGAGGCGGTGTGGCGGATCGCGGCGCGCAGCGGACTGGAATCGGTCACGTTGCGGCAGGTCGCCGCGGAGGCCGGGTTCTCGATGCGCCTGGTGCAGTACTACTTCACGGCCAAGCAGCAGATGCTGCTCTTCGCCCTGCGCCATCTGCACGAGGTCAGCGGCGAGCGGGCCCGCAGGCGGCTGCTGGGCGACGCGCGGACGCCGACGCCGCGGGAGATCCTGCGCGCGGTGCTGGAGGAGATGCTCCCGCTGGACGAGGAGCGGCGCACCGCCCTCCTGGTGCACCTCGCCTACTTCGTCAGATCCGTGGAGGACCCGGAGCTGGCCGAGGTCTTCCTCGGCGAACCCGGCGAACTGGAGGAGTTCGTCGCCGGGGTGATCCGCGACGCCCAGCGCGCCGGCGACGCCCCCGGCCGCCTCGACGCCGGGCGCGAGGCCGACATCCTTGTCTCCGGCGTCGTCGGCCTGGGCATGGACGTCGTCCAGGGGCGCCGGACGATGGAGGACGTCATGGCCACCCTCGACTACCACATCGAACGCATCATCCCGGCCGCCTCCACCACCGGGTGA
- a CDS encoding M56 family metallopeptidase, translating to MTVPLVLLLIGALTAATAPRLLSRATWPDREPVLALWVWQCVVAAVLLCCALAMALCASAAWTAVRWHLFAPAPRGVVEAYALTAYGPWAKVVAAVLFGGGAWTVAMLTREVRAARAERRRRRGELRGRAPLLPGEGGHAESGHRLVILEGERPDAWWLPGPRPRLVVTTAALRRLDGRQLDALLAHEQGHARARHDWLRHCAHALAAGFPQVPVFAGFAGQVHRLVELAADDAASRRFGRLTTALALVGLNEDRGVFGPCPTALAQLPGRVDRLLDPAPRLPRAHRIRVSALALLLPAVPLLVTVSPALRALS from the coding sequence ATGACGGTCCCGTTGGTGCTGCTCCTGATCGGCGCGCTGACCGCGGCGACGGCGCCCCGTCTGTTGTCCCGGGCGACGTGGCCGGACCGGGAGCCGGTACTGGCGTTGTGGGTGTGGCAATGCGTGGTCGCCGCCGTCCTGTTGTGCTGTGCGCTGGCGATGGCGTTGTGCGCCTCGGCGGCGTGGACCGCGGTGCGCTGGCATCTGTTCGCGCCGGCCCCGCGTGGTGTGGTGGAGGCCTACGCGCTGACCGCCTACGGTCCGTGGGCCAAGGTGGTGGCCGCGGTGCTGTTCGGCGGCGGTGCCTGGACGGTGGCGATGCTCACCCGCGAGGTGCGGGCCGCCCGGGCCGAACGCCGGCGGCGGCGTGGCGAACTGCGCGGCCGGGCGCCGCTGCTCCCCGGTGAGGGCGGGCACGCCGAGTCCGGGCACCGGCTGGTGATCCTGGAGGGCGAGCGCCCCGACGCGTGGTGGCTGCCGGGTCCGCGGCCCCGGCTGGTGGTCACCACGGCGGCGCTGCGCCGGTTGGACGGGCGGCAGTTGGACGCCCTGCTGGCGCACGAGCAGGGGCACGCCCGGGCCCGGCACGACTGGCTGCGGCACTGCGCCCACGCGCTGGCGGCCGGCTTCCCGCAGGTGCCGGTCTTCGCCGGGTTCGCGGGCCAGGTGCACCGGCTGGTGGAGCTGGCGGCCGACGACGCCGCCTCCCGCCGCTTCGGCCGGCTGACCACCGCGCTCGCCCTCGTCGGCCTCAACGAGGACCGCGGGGTCTTCGGCCCGTGCCCGACCGCGCTGGCCCAACTGCCGGGCCGCGTCGACCGGTTGCTGGACCCTGCGCCCCGGCTGCCCCGGGCGCACCGGATCCGGGTGTCGGCGCTGGCGCTGCTGCTTCCGGCGGTGCCGCTGCTGGTGACCGTCTCGCCGGCGTTGCGCGCGTTGTCGTAG
- a CDS encoding secondary thiamine-phosphate synthase enzyme YjbQ has product MSDTFTTRVVEITTGSAETVHDLTGACAAFLDEAAAGRDGLLNVFVPHATAGVALIETGAGSDDDLLRLLRELIPADDRWRHRHGSRGHGRDHVLPAFVAPHATLPVTGGRLALGTWQSVVLVDTNRDNPRRSVRLSFLG; this is encoded by the coding sequence ATGTCTGACACCTTCACCACCCGCGTCGTAGAGATCACCACCGGTTCCGCCGAGACCGTGCACGACCTCACCGGTGCCTGCGCGGCCTTCCTGGACGAGGCGGCGGCCGGCCGGGACGGGCTGCTCAACGTCTTCGTGCCGCACGCGACCGCGGGTGTCGCGCTGATCGAGACCGGGGCGGGCAGCGATGACGATCTGCTGCGCCTGCTGCGGGAGTTGATCCCCGCCGACGACCGCTGGCGGCACCGGCACGGCAGCCGCGGCCACGGCCGGGACCACGTGCTGCCCGCCTTCGTCGCCCCGCACGCGACGTTGCCGGTGACCGGCGGCCGGCTCGCGCTGGGCACCTGGCAGTCGGTGGTGCTGGTGGACACCAACCGGGACAACCCGCGCCGCTCGGTCCGGCTGTCGTTCCTGGGGTGA
- a CDS encoding VOC family protein, which translates to MVNVLSSRVLLRPTDLARSRAFYRDDLGLAIYREFGPHEERGTVFFLGGGFLEVSGHSPTPPAPGLELWLQVPDLAAAHARLTERGVPVVREPRREPWGLLEMWISDPDGVRIVLVEVPDDHPIRYRP; encoded by the coding sequence ATGGTGAACGTACTCAGCAGCCGCGTCCTGCTGCGCCCCACCGACCTGGCACGTTCCCGGGCCTTCTACCGCGACGATCTGGGCCTCGCGATCTACCGGGAGTTCGGGCCGCACGAGGAGCGCGGCACCGTCTTCTTCCTCGGCGGCGGCTTCCTGGAGGTCTCCGGCCACTCCCCCACGCCGCCCGCCCCCGGCCTCGAACTGTGGCTCCAGGTGCCGGACCTCGCCGCCGCCCACGCCCGGCTCACCGAGCGCGGGGTGCCGGTGGTGCGCGAGCCGCGCCGGGAGCCGTGGGGGCTGCTGGAGATGTGGATCAGCGACCCCGACGGCGTGCGGATCGTCCTGGTCGAGGTGCCGGACGACCATCCGATCCGTTACCGTCCGTGA